A single window of Gossypium hirsutum isolate 1008001.06 chromosome A10, Gossypium_hirsutum_v2.1, whole genome shotgun sequence DNA harbors:
- the LOC107903793 gene encoding DEAD-box ATP-dependent RNA helicase 21: protein MNPPKPVFFTKVQRQHLSLQRRLEDLRRSNDTANNTSYSHSAKPSSDSYDRRDLERQRERDRESDRRNREREREEEAKARERARLDKLAEREREKELDKLAAIKKQYLGSKKPKKRVIKPSEKFRFSLDWENTEDTSGDMNSLYRNPHEALLLFDRGFRAGMDRRDQKKLAAKNEEMREEIRKKEGVEEKPEEAVVQRLKEAAANTYDTFDMRVDKHWSEKKLEEMTERDWRFFREDFNTSHEGSKIPRPMRSWSESKLSSELLKAVESVGYKKPSPLQMAAILLGLQQRDVIGIAETGFGKTAAFVWPMLSYISRLPPSEENEAEGPYTVVMAPTRELAQQIEDETMKFAHYLGIKVVPIVGDQSIEEQRFRIRQGCEVVIAMPGRLLDCLERRYAVFNQCNYVVLDEADRMIDSGFEPQVVGVLDATPSSNLKPENEDEELDEKRIYRTSYMFSAAMPPAVERLARKHLRNPVVVTIGTAGKATDLISKHVIMMKESEKFPRLQKLLDDLGDKTAIVFVNTKKNADTISKNLDKAGYKVTTLHGGRSQEQKEISLDGFRAKRFNVLVATDVAGREIDIPDVANVINYDMPNSIEMYTHCIRRTGRAGKTGLATTFLTLHDTDVFFDHKQMLVQSGSPVPPELAKHEASKFKPGTIPDRPPRRNDTVFAH from the coding sequence ATGAATCCTCCTAAACCCGTCTTTTTTACCAAAGTCCAACGCCAACACCTTTCGCTCCAGCGCCGCCTCGAAGACCTCCGCCGTTCTAATGACACCGCCAACAATACCTCTTATTCCCATTCTGCTAAGCCCTCCTCCGACTCCTACGACCGCCGCGACCTCGAACGGCAGCGGGAGAGGGATCGCGAATCCGACCGGAGGAACCGTGAACGTGAGAGGGAGGAGGAAGCCAAGGCTCGAGAGCGGGCGCGGTTGGATAAGCTAGCTGAGAGGGAAAGGGAAAAGGAATTGGATAAGCTAGCTGCAATTAAGAAGCAGTACCTCGGATCCAAAAAGCCTAAAAAGAGGGTTATTAAACCTAGCGAGAAATTTAGGTTTTCTCTCGATTGGGAGAACACCGAAGATACTTCCGGAGACATGAATTCTTTGTACAGAAACCCTCACGAAGCACTGCTTTTGTTTGACCGAGGGTTTAGGGCTGGAATGGATCGCAGGGACCAGAAAAAGCTGGCCGccaaaaatgaggagatgagagAAGAGATTAGAAAAAAAGAAGGGGTTGAAGAGAAGCCGGAGGAAGCCGTGGTGCAGAGGTTAAAAGAAGCTGCAGCTAATACTTACGATACATTCGATATGAGAGTTGATAAGCATTGGTCTGAAAAGAAGCTTGAAGAAATGACTGAACGTGACTGGAGGTTTTTTAGGGAAGATTTCAACACTTCCCATGAAGGGTCGAAGATTCCACGGCCAATGAGGAGTTGGAGTGAGAGTAAATTGAGTTCCGAGTTGTTGAAAGCTGTGGAGAGTGTAGGGTATAAGAAGCCTTCCCCGTTACAGATGGCTGCGATTCTTCTAGGATTGCAGCAAAGGGATGTGATTGGGATCGCCGAGACAGGATTCGGTAAGACTGCTGCTTTTGTTTGGCCAATGCTTTCTTATATTTCTAGATTACCTCCTAGTGAAGAGAATGAAGCTGAGGGGCCATACACTGTTGTTATGGCCCCAACTCGTGAACTTGCTCAACAAATTGAAGATGAAACTATGAAGTTTGCGCATTATTTGGGTATTAAGGTCGTTCCTATTGTTGGTGATCAGTCAATAGAGGAACAACGGTTTAGGATTAGACAAGGGTGTGAGGTTGTTATTGCTATGCCTGGTCGGTTGCTGGATTGTTTAGAGAGGCGGTATGCTGTCTTCAATCAGTGCAATTATGTGGTTCTTGATGAGGCTGATAGGATGATAGATTCGGGTTTTGAGCCCCAAGTTGTGGGTGTATTGGATGCTACGCCATCTAGTAATTTGAAACCAGAGAATGAAGATGAGGAGCTAGATGAAAAAAGGATATATAGGACTAGTTATATGTTTAGTGCTGCAATGCCTCCAGCTGTGGAGCGGCTAGCTAGGAAGCATTTGAGGAATCCTGTTGTGGTCACTATTGGTACTGCTGGAAAGGCTACTGATTTAATTTCTAAACATGTGATAATGATGAAGGAATCAGAGAAGTTTCCAAGATTGCAGAAATTGCTTGATGATCTTGGGGACAAGACAGCAATCGTGTTTGTCAATACTAAGAAGAATGCTGATACTATTTCTAAGAATCTGGATAAGGCTGGTTATAAGGTAACAACTTTGCATGGTGGAAGATCGCAGGAGCAGAAGGAAATTAGCCTTGACGGTTTTAGGGCCAAGAGATTCAATGTTCTTGTTGCTACAGATGTTGCAGGGCGTGAGATTGATATTCCTGATGTGGCTAACGTCATTAACTATGATATGCCGAATAGTATTGAAATGTACACACATTGTATTAGAAGAACAGGACGTGCAGGCAAAACTGGTCTGGCCACAACATTTTTGACTCTCCATGACACTGATGTCTTCTTTGATCATAAGCAGATGCTTGTTCAAAGTGGCAGCCCTGTCCCTCCTGAGCTGGCAAAGCATGAAGCTTCTAAGTTTAAACCAGGAACAATTCCTGATAGACCTCCTAGGCGCAATGACACTGTTTTTGCTCACTGA